A region from the Bactrocera dorsalis isolate Fly_Bdor chromosome 1, ASM2337382v1, whole genome shotgun sequence genome encodes:
- the LOC125776512 gene encoding piggyBac transposable element-derived protein 3-like has product MACRGLSLQQMLDFIEELDEAGDQDDVPATIYIEPPVDGNISGEDDAEDEYGGIPDNVCPAQLKSGCEVVMASGRRLQNFDEDEIGAPNIEDLPVVIVEKEYKSMDFNGQPSASNCTSPDRKRLRRVTPKSSNVSLPQSNKQTTFQWIKDDASSLIPIFPDANYEDCRYLLPHQQFEKFFDDELLGHICEQSAMYAIGQNRPNPSITVGELRAFMGILVITGYNYHANLRNLWSQDEDIRNSLVSNTMRRNRFQEILQNLHFEDNSNASSKNGDANPDKMWKLRPLTDHLKAKMIDHFHAEQNLSFDESMISYFSSHGYVDIMPREQSVKTAFLQAVL; this is encoded by the exons ATGGCATGTCG aGGTTTATCGTTGCAACAAATGCTTGATTTTATTGAAGAGCTTGACGAAGCAGGTGATCAAGATGATGTACCAGCTACTATTTATATTGAACCTCCTGTGGATGGCAATATATCTGGTGAAGATGATGCGGAAGACGAATATGGAGGAATACCAGATAATGTTTGTCCCGCTCAGCTTAAAAGCGGATGTGAAGTTGTAATGGCTAGTGGacgacgtttacaaaattttgatgaAGATGAAATTGGAG CTCCAAATATCGAAGATTTGCCCGTCGTTATTGtggaaaaagaatataaaagtaTGGATTTTAATGGTCAACCTTCAGCATCCAATTGTACATCACCAGACAGAAAGCGGTTACGTAGAGTGACACCAAAATCTTCAAATGTTTCACTGCCACAAagtaataaacaaacaacattTCAATGGATAAAAGATGATGCATCATCTCTTATTCCCATTTTCCCAGATGCAAATTACGAGGATTGTCGTTATTTACTACCGCATcagcaatttgaaaagtttttcgatGATGAATTATTGGGACACATTTGCGAACAAAGTGCAATGTATGCGATCGGACAGAATAGACCTAACCCAAGCATAACAGTCGGCGAACTTCGAGCATTTATGGGCATATTGGTCATTACGGGATACAATTACCACGccaatttaagaaatttatggAGTCAAGATGAAGATATTCGCAACAGCTTAGTGAGTAACACAATGCGTCGAAATAGATTTcaggaaattttgcaaaatcttcACTTTGAAGACAACTCTAATGCTTCTTCAAAAAACGGCGACGCCAATCCCGATAAAATGTGGAAATTGCGACCATTGACTGatcatttaaaagcaaaaatgattGATCATTTTCATGCCGAACAAAATCTATCCTTTGACGAAAGTATGATTTCCTACTTTAGCAGCCACGGAT ATGTGGATATAATGCCACGGGAACAATCCGTGAAAACCGCATTCCTGCAAGCTGTCCTTTGA